A stretch of the Gossypium hirsutum isolate 1008001.06 chromosome D07, Gossypium_hirsutum_v2.1, whole genome shotgun sequence genome encodes the following:
- the LOC107954355 gene encoding uncharacterized protein, whose amino-acid sequence MDKSSPKSKNPELGNQASFDRFVCFDLLVSPCRMIQRFFVNKLANPNSQGFFLSFPPTSNFNSKYCKRSVMLVLWFLFFLTPSVSPSNSRRWSHYYSEERGIPAEVRKKRKTKILPLPPFKCPCMKLHFQQKTNQNFLVRFDCGMFMYSIYQLL is encoded by the exons ATGGATAAAAGCAGTCCAAAATCAAAGAACCCAGAACTAGGAAACCAAGCCAGTTTTGATCgttttgtttgttttgatttGCTAGTTTCTCCCTGCCGTATGATTCAAAGATTTTTTGTAAACAAACTAGCAAACCCAAACTCACAAGGGTTTTTTTTGTCTTTTCCTCCAACTTCAAATTTCAACTCCAAATATTGCAAGCGTTCTGTGATGCTTGTTCTTTGGTTTCTGTTCTTTTTAACTCCCTCGGTCTCGCCTTCAAATTCGCGGAGATGGA GCCATTACTACTCTGAAGAAAGGGGCATACCTGCTGAAGTACGGAAGAAGAGGAAAACCAAAATTTTGCCCCTTCCGCCTTTCAAAT GCCCATGCATGAAGTTACATTTTCAACAAAAGACAAACCAAAACTTCTTAGTCAG GTTTGATTGTGGCATGTTTATGTATTCTATATATCAACTTCTATAG